In one Chitinophaga sancti genomic region, the following are encoded:
- a CDS encoding RagB/SusD family nutrient uptake outer membrane protein: MATALIYSSCRKEGFLTATTTTNLDEKSVFGDSSRTVGFLANIYSNIGVSASLSRFSYNYIVCGGLEAACDEAEPSHAFSTPATQFATGTVNAGIIGEEPYKTCYSQIRAVNVLLKNIGNAPLRQAYKTQMIAEARFLRAWFYAILVQHYAGVPLVGDTLLSYDKPIVAKRSTYEDCVNYILSELDAAGSILPVTQSGLNYGRASKGACMALRARILLYAASPLFNGTTLPADAGPGGGVSVDPALVGYPTADVNRWKLAEEAAQAVITLGTYTLNTKNDYQTSTPGYGFQGLFPQRVNTEYIFQLMRPTGNSDFENLFLPPSRGSNGQGSFPYQGLVDAFPMKNGKPITDPGSGYDPNDPYKNRDPRLDYSIIHDQTVLLVRTSNGQTNGSAPVNIYVGTYNGVSTGQDAVHQGTLTGYYNNKMLDPEAIAATINHGSDRVQPLIRYAEILLNYAEAANEFEGPTGNVYAAVEAIRERAGLDPYQLPVGLSQSEMRTYIQNERRIELAYEGHRFWDVRRWKIAAQTESIQSQGMEVDRANGTVTYKPFNVTKHNFRPAMYLWPFPLSETGKSSELVQNPGY, encoded by the coding sequence ATGGCAACAGCTCTCATCTATTCTTCCTGCCGAAAGGAAGGATTTCTGACAGCCACCACTACCACGAACCTTGATGAGAAAAGTGTATTTGGCGATAGTTCCAGAACGGTGGGATTTCTTGCCAATATTTACTCCAATATTGGGGTAAGTGCGAGCCTTAGCCGCTTTTCCTACAACTACATTGTGTGTGGCGGACTAGAAGCTGCCTGTGATGAAGCTGAGCCTTCTCACGCCTTTTCCACACCTGCTACCCAGTTTGCAACGGGAACTGTAAATGCAGGTATTATTGGTGAAGAGCCTTACAAAACCTGCTATTCACAGATCCGCGCGGTCAATGTGCTCCTGAAGAACATTGGCAATGCGCCCCTGCGACAAGCTTATAAAACACAGATGATTGCGGAAGCACGTTTCCTGCGCGCCTGGTTTTATGCGATTCTTGTACAGCACTATGCGGGTGTACCGCTGGTCGGCGATACTTTACTATCCTATGATAAGCCTATTGTGGCTAAGAGAAGCACCTACGAAGATTGTGTGAACTACATTCTTTCAGAATTAGATGCTGCCGGTTCTATTTTACCTGTTACGCAATCCGGTCTCAATTATGGCCGGGCTTCCAAAGGAGCCTGTATGGCCCTGAGAGCAAGGATCTTGCTGTACGCAGCCAGTCCTTTGTTCAATGGTACTACTTTGCCTGCTGATGCGGGTCCGGGTGGCGGTGTAAGTGTAGACCCGGCACTGGTGGGTTATCCGACTGCTGATGTCAATCGCTGGAAACTGGCGGAAGAGGCAGCACAGGCCGTGATCACCCTGGGTACCTATACCCTGAACACGAAGAATGATTACCAGACCAGTACCCCGGGTTATGGCTTCCAGGGCCTGTTTCCACAACGTGTGAACACGGAGTACATTTTCCAGCTGATGCGCCCTACCGGCAACAGTGATTTCGAAAACCTGTTCCTGCCGCCATCCAGGGGTAGTAATGGCCAGGGTTCCTTCCCTTACCAGGGTTTGGTAGATGCCTTCCCGATGAAGAATGGTAAACCCATCACTGATCCTGGCTCCGGCTATGATCCGAATGATCCGTATAAGAACCGTGATCCAAGACTGGATTACAGTATTATCCATGATCAAACGGTATTGCTGGTACGTACCAGCAATGGCCAGACGAATGGCTCTGCCCCGGTAAACATTTATGTGGGTACCTATAACGGGGTGTCTACCGGACAGGATGCCGTTCACCAGGGTACGCTTACCGGTTATTACAATAATAAGATGCTGGACCCTGAAGCAATTGCAGCTACCATCAATCATGGTTCTGACAGGGTACAGCCTTTGATCCGCTATGCTGAAATACTGCTCAACTATGCAGAGGCAGCCAATGAGTTCGAAGGCCCTACCGGTAACGTATATGCTGCTGTAGAAGCCATTCGTGAACGTGCAGGTCTTGATCCATACCAGTTGCCGGTTGGTTTGTCTCAGTCAGAAATGAGGACTTATATTCAAAATGAAAGAAGGATAGAACTGGCTTACGAAGGGCACCGTTTCTGGGATGTAAGAAGATGGAAAATTGCTGCGCAAACGGAAAGTATACAATCACAGGGTATGGAAGTAGACCGCGCCAATGGTACTGTTACTTACAAACCTTTCAACGTGACCAAGCATAATTTCCGTCCTGCTATGTACCTGTGGCCATTCCCTTTATCTGAGACAGGTAAATCTTCAGAACTGGTACAGAATCCGGGTTACTAA
- a CDS encoding DUF5004 domain-containing protein, with protein sequence MNRYLILSAFCLLLFSCKLEEVSPVGEAPKNISGSWKVLKATRNGTDITSAFDFTQFRVKFDSAGNYSIVNKIPFLVNTNGTYSLDDPAYPFKITFTPQGGSAVATSFNYVTAAGIRQLNLTFVPGCELNAYIYTLQKDN encoded by the coding sequence ATGAATCGTTATCTTATTCTATCAGCGTTTTGCCTGCTGCTCTTCTCCTGTAAGCTGGAGGAGGTATCCCCGGTAGGCGAGGCTCCCAAAAACATTTCCGGTAGCTGGAAGGTTCTGAAAGCTACGAGAAACGGCACTGATATCACCAGCGCATTTGACTTCACACAATTCAGGGTGAAGTTTGATTCCGCTGGTAACTATTCCATCGTAAACAAAATTCCCTTCCTCGTGAATACGAATGGTACTTATTCGCTGGATGATCCTGCGTATCCATTTAAGATCACGTTCACTCCACAGGGAGGAAGCGCTGTTGCGACCTCTTTCAATTATGTCACCGCAGCAGGCATCCGGCAGCTGAACCTTACGTTCGTGCCCGGCTGTGAGCTGAATGCATATATTTATACTCTGCAAAAAGATAACTGA
- a CDS encoding RagB/SusD family nutrient uptake outer membrane protein, with product MKNYIHKILLLAVIIGGCKKYEQFPVDKVTGNYVFDPLDSAGVNAQSYLYGIYAIVKNGHNRAGGDYLDAAADDAVSSQTGSNIPVTLIATSAVTSFNFPGAENFWEGTNLSQAPNSSGVPDAFWAGIRNANIFINGIGVVPVKGGLSNGTTTAQVWRSEARFLRAYFYFELVRRYGGVPLLGDKVYNIEDNLEIPRNTFADCITYIVNECDAIKDSLSTAPASDGDNYRATKGAALALKAKTLLLAASPLFNGGNVESGNALTGYTNYDVNRWTQAAQAAQDVMNLGVYSLVPNFKHIFLDQNNSERIFIRPGNNSTGIETRNGPVGFQAGGTGNTSPTQELVNAFPMQNGLPISNPASGYLAADPYSLLNPVKRDPRFDATIFYNGATWLSSTVDTYEGGKSKPNTSLQQTESGYYMRKFMGDFEGATTYSNHSSDWMVMRYAEILLAYAEARNEVESAPQSDVYDQLRAIRARAGIAAGNDGNYGLSPNMTQAEMRAVIQNEWRIEFAFEEHRYFDIRRWKIAATVMNQPRTGISIVKNGISYTYNYVNILTTVFKDKQYLYPIPYNEVAKNPAMKQNPGW from the coding sequence ATGAAAAATTATATTCATAAAATACTCTTACTCGCTGTCATTATAGGTGGCTGCAAAAAGTACGAGCAGTTTCCGGTAGATAAAGTGACAGGCAATTATGTCTTTGATCCCCTGGATTCTGCGGGTGTGAATGCACAGTCTTACCTGTATGGCATATACGCCATTGTGAAGAATGGGCACAACCGTGCGGGAGGTGATTACCTGGATGCGGCAGCTGATGATGCAGTGTCTTCACAGACGGGGAGTAATATCCCTGTGACTTTAATTGCGACCAGCGCGGTGACTTCTTTTAACTTCCCGGGTGCAGAAAATTTCTGGGAAGGTACGAACCTCTCACAGGCACCTAACAGCTCTGGTGTACCGGATGCTTTCTGGGCAGGGATCCGCAATGCAAATATCTTTATCAATGGTATTGGTGTAGTGCCTGTAAAAGGTGGTTTATCAAATGGTACAACCACGGCACAGGTATGGAGAAGTGAGGCCCGTTTCCTGAGAGCTTACTTTTATTTTGAGCTGGTAAGACGGTATGGTGGTGTGCCATTGCTGGGTGATAAAGTATATAATATCGAAGACAACCTTGAGATTCCGCGCAATACTTTTGCTGATTGTATCACCTATATCGTGAACGAATGTGATGCCATCAAAGATAGCCTGAGCACAGCGCCTGCTTCAGATGGTGATAACTATCGCGCTACAAAAGGGGCTGCACTGGCACTGAAAGCAAAAACTTTGCTGCTGGCTGCAAGTCCGCTCTTTAATGGTGGAAATGTGGAGAGTGGCAATGCGCTGACCGGTTATACCAATTATGATGTGAACCGCTGGACACAGGCCGCCCAGGCCGCACAGGATGTAATGAACCTGGGTGTATATAGCCTGGTGCCGAATTTCAAACATATTTTCCTGGATCAGAATAACAGTGAACGCATCTTTATTCGTCCGGGCAATAACTCAACCGGTATTGAAACCAGGAATGGCCCGGTAGGTTTCCAGGCTGGTGGTACGGGCAATACAAGCCCCACCCAGGAGCTGGTGAATGCCTTCCCTATGCAGAATGGTTTACCCATTAGCAACCCGGCTTCCGGTTACCTGGCAGCAGATCCTTATAGCCTGCTGAATCCGGTAAAGCGTGATCCACGATTTGATGCTACGATCTTTTATAATGGCGCAACCTGGTTGAGCAGTACGGTAGATACGTATGAAGGTGGCAAGAGCAAACCGAATACTTCTTTACAGCAAACAGAGAGTGGTTATTACATGCGCAAATTCATGGGCGACTTTGAAGGAGCAACTACGTATAGCAATCACTCTTCTGACTGGATGGTAATGCGCTATGCAGAGATCCTGCTGGCCTATGCAGAAGCCAGGAACGAGGTAGAAAGCGCGCCACAGTCAGATGTATATGATCAGCTGCGGGCTATCAGGGCAAGAGCTGGTATTGCGGCGGGCAACGATGGCAACTATGGTCTTTCACCAAATATGACGCAGGCAGAAATGAGGGCTGTGATACAGAATGAGTGGAGAATTGAGTTTGCATTTGAAGAGCACCGTTACTTTGATATCCGTCGCTGGAAGATTGCGGCTACTGTAATGAACCAGCCACGTACGGGTATTTCCATTGTTAAGAATGGGATCTCCTATACTTATAATTATGTGAATATACTGACGACGGTGTTCAAGGATAAACAATACCTGTATCCCATCCCTTACAATGAAGTGGCGAAGAACCCGGCTATGAAACAAAATCCGGGATGGTAA
- a CDS encoding DUF4961 domain-containing protein: MLPRLKIKGRKIWMLSALLLIGIVFSFCHIKIAKVTIPASAKVGDVVPIQLDIDESCNSGGSDRLILGVLMPKGWKGTQNMTATYKSSKGDGSFTMVPVTTLAAHGDGKNWPDYMRATFGIAGNLIDDMEWVVMQSDNPFTYANGDKITGSIFINLKVGADDNPTVVKLAYVVANTTNGFTSDTYFDEGYGPTAEYYNQYVGDCFTVTGGSGDLVDFCNPQLTTIAPPKSLDNDLVTISFDSNVTETELSGSDEVYLCATGTTNDGKTITVCEQTSKTLIKAVGSGRYEITFWPRSFFGISDNQTLTNMTYFITDKTGTKQVGYGNTAAPFTYKFKCG; the protein is encoded by the coding sequence ATGCTTCCACGTTTAAAAATAAAAGGGCGTAAGATCTGGATGCTGTCTGCATTACTGCTTATTGGCATCGTCTTCAGCTTCTGTCATATAAAGATCGCTAAAGTTACCATCCCTGCGTCCGCCAAGGTAGGTGATGTAGTTCCCATTCAACTGGACATTGATGAATCCTGCAACTCCGGGGGTAGCGACCGCCTCATTCTCGGTGTACTGATGCCCAAGGGTTGGAAGGGTACACAGAACATGACCGCTACCTACAAGAGCAGTAAGGGTGATGGCTCCTTCACCATGGTGCCTGTCACAACGCTTGCTGCTCACGGAGATGGCAAGAACTGGCCTGATTACATGAGAGCTACCTTTGGCATTGCCGGTAACCTGATCGATGATATGGAATGGGTCGTAATGCAAAGCGACAATCCCTTTACCTATGCCAATGGTGACAAGATCACCGGTTCTATTTTCATCAACCTGAAAGTGGGCGCTGATGATAATCCAACAGTGGTAAAACTCGCTTATGTAGTAGCGAATACCACCAATGGTTTTACCTCCGATACCTATTTCGATGAAGGCTATGGGCCTACCGCGGAATATTACAACCAGTATGTGGGCGATTGCTTTACGGTGACTGGTGGCAGCGGTGACCTGGTGGATTTCTGTAATCCACAACTTACAACTATTGCTCCTCCAAAGTCCCTGGATAATGACCTGGTCACTATTTCCTTCGACTCTAATGTAACTGAGACGGAACTTTCCGGCAGTGATGAAGTGTATCTCTGTGCTACCGGCACCACCAATGATGGGAAAACGATCACGGTCTGTGAACAAACTTCCAAAACATTGATAAAGGCTGTAGGTAGCGGCCGCTATGAGATCACGTTCTGGCCACGTTCATTCTTCGGTATCAGCGATAACCAGACCCTTACCAACATGACTTATTTCATCACAGATAAGACCGGCACCAAACAGGTGGGCTATGGTAACACGGCTGCTCCTTTCACTTACAAATTTAAATGTGGATGA
- a CDS encoding alpha/beta hydrolase, whose product MRQILSLLFVLCTTQLLAAKVDTVNTFSASMHKEIRAVVITPSDYSSSQHYPVLYLLHGYSGNYSDWVIKDPSLVTLTDQYHMIIVCPDGDFGSWYIDSEVKKGSKYETYVGTELINWIDQHYSTIANRTGRAITGLSMGGHGALFLAFRHPNTFGAAGSMSGGVDLRPFPLNWDLEKLLGKYSESPERWEKNSVINMVNLLTPHLLELSIDCGAEDFFHNCNDRLHELLLERNIPHDYTVRPGGHTWEYWSNSIQYQALFFHNYFDRKK is encoded by the coding sequence ATGAGACAAATCTTATCGTTACTTTTTGTACTGTGCACGACACAACTGTTAGCTGCAAAAGTAGATACTGTTAATACCTTTAGTGCATCGATGCACAAGGAGATCAGGGCGGTGGTGATTACCCCGTCTGATTATAGCAGCAGCCAGCATTACCCGGTATTGTATCTATTACATGGGTATAGTGGCAACTACAGTGACTGGGTCATAAAAGATCCGTCATTGGTAACGCTGACAGATCAGTACCATATGATCATTGTATGCCCTGATGGCGACTTTGGCAGCTGGTACATAGATAGTGAAGTGAAAAAAGGATCTAAGTATGAAACATATGTCGGAACAGAGCTGATCAACTGGATTGATCAGCACTATTCCACTATTGCCAATCGTACCGGCAGGGCTATCACGGGCCTCAGTATGGGCGGGCACGGTGCTTTATTTCTCGCTTTCCGCCATCCCAATACTTTTGGTGCTGCGGGTAGTATGAGCGGGGGAGTAGACCTTCGGCCGTTTCCGTTAAACTGGGACCTGGAAAAATTGCTCGGCAAGTACAGTGAAAGTCCGGAACGCTGGGAGAAAAACAGTGTGATCAATATGGTCAACCTGCTCACACCACATTTGCTGGAGCTAAGCATCGATTGCGGAGCGGAGGACTTTTTTCATAATTGTAACGACAGGCTCCATGAACTGCTGCTGGAACGGAATATCCCACACGATTATACCGTAAGACCCGGTGGTCATACATGGGAATACTGGTCAAATTCAATTCAATATCAGGCATTGTTCTTTCATAATTATTTCGATAGGAAAAAATAA
- a CDS encoding SusC/RagA family TonB-linked outer membrane protein, which translates to MWMIMRYIFCLICLFAFTQQKIFAQDAKKSGINGTVVNEFSDPMTGIKVMVKDTKQAVFTDANGEFHIDIAPGTVLVFSGKDCYTRELKATTGMQVQLTDAFLKAPRQVDMLYEKVDRSRVLGAVSTIYTKQLTTTPASLYVYAFPGQLSGVYTKQNSGFTSFSISEISSSAIIGQTLVNASSNNNRSTDNSEISLSVRGQSPVTVIDGVQREISSIDPESIESISMLKDGLSTLLLGNNSSRPVMLVTTRRGEMGRPHITFTAQTGMQQSLGLPKPLPAYKYAYLLNETLMNDGKPALYTADDFNAYKNHTDSYGHPDINWFKTILKDYTPISNYKLNVNGGTNVARYSISLSYFDQEGIFKTSSDVPYSTNNSLKRYVINSDIGVQVTQNLNVDLQLFGRVQNTREPGNDYNSVLNALFSTPNNAYPIYNRNGTFGGNNIGGNGGPYSNNLLSRAQHSGYTQNNTNDILANLDLNYNLGSVLKGLTFKIKGNLAYQSITALDRSLQNPSYGYIDSAYVIYGTTTSQSNAFRTVFTSRQSYAQGSLNYNRTFDKSNVDAQLMYDRKSVVANYDLASTTTNAGGRIGYDYDKKYFINATLIGSGNNRYPDGKRWGLFYGAGIGWEMANEDFIKENLPWISGWKWRATYARTGNANIDLNSSLYYAYSQTYNSNNNGKNYQVGTGYTTVYYQYEGSLANPYITWEKADKFDVGTDISFFKDHLQLAADYYHDVYSDILGFRGNSIALLGTGYPLENIGKNQYHGFEVSLTYNNHLGNFNYFVTTNGNLAYSKIVYNDELATPYAWNRRTGLPVSGTYYGYTSLGLYQDAADAAGSAHIAGYKPQPGDIKYKDLNGDGVIDAFDQSTIGGTKPLAFFGVTLGANYKGFNFSFLIQGVGNRQISSLNNAVTHFGMDYNTTNGQVYENATGRWTPETANEATLSRLAVSATNNNTMFSTFYLKNGNYVRLKNAEIGYSLPYSLLKRIRISGLKIFVDGENLFTIAGFKGMDPEVQPYSYPLQRVVSTGVSIKL; encoded by the coding sequence ATGTGGATGATTATGCGCTACATATTTTGCCTGATCTGCCTGTTTGCCTTCACGCAACAAAAGATCTTTGCCCAGGACGCAAAGAAGTCCGGCATCAATGGCACTGTTGTCAATGAATTCAGCGACCCGATGACCGGTATAAAGGTCATGGTAAAGGATACAAAGCAAGCAGTATTTACAGATGCAAACGGAGAATTCCATATAGATATAGCTCCCGGTACTGTGCTGGTGTTTTCAGGGAAAGATTGCTATACCCGCGAGCTGAAAGCGACTACCGGCATGCAGGTGCAGCTGACAGACGCTTTCCTGAAAGCTCCCCGGCAGGTAGATATGCTGTATGAAAAAGTAGATCGCTCCAGGGTACTGGGGGCTGTATCTACCATCTATACCAAACAGCTGACCACCACACCTGCATCCCTATACGTATATGCTTTTCCCGGCCAGTTGTCCGGCGTGTATACCAAGCAAAACAGTGGTTTCACGTCTTTCAGCATCAGTGAAATTTCATCTTCTGCCATTATTGGTCAAACGCTCGTGAATGCTTCTTCCAATAATAACCGTTCTACTGATAACTCTGAAATTAGCCTGAGTGTACGTGGGCAGTCACCCGTTACGGTGATCGATGGCGTTCAGCGTGAAATATCTTCTATCGACCCTGAGTCCATTGAATCTATTTCTATGCTGAAGGATGGTTTGTCTACTTTATTATTAGGTAACAACAGTTCCCGCCCAGTGATGCTGGTCACTACGCGAAGAGGAGAAATGGGCCGCCCGCATATCACCTTCACGGCGCAGACAGGTATGCAGCAGTCTTTAGGTTTACCCAAACCATTGCCTGCGTATAAATATGCTTACCTGCTGAATGAAACACTGATGAATGATGGTAAGCCAGCCTTGTATACTGCAGATGATTTCAATGCATATAAGAATCATACCGATTCTTATGGTCATCCGGATATCAACTGGTTCAAGACCATTTTGAAAGATTATACGCCCATCTCCAATTACAAGCTGAATGTGAATGGTGGTACGAATGTAGCCCGCTATTCTATCTCTCTCAGCTACTTTGACCAGGAGGGGATCTTTAAAACAAGTTCCGATGTTCCGTATAGTACGAACAATAGCCTGAAGCGCTATGTGATCAACTCTGACATCGGGGTACAGGTGACCCAGAACCTGAATGTGGATCTGCAGTTATTCGGGCGTGTACAGAATACCCGTGAGCCGGGCAATGATTACAATAGTGTATTGAATGCACTGTTTTCTACGCCTAATAATGCCTATCCTATTTACAACCGCAATGGTACTTTCGGGGGTAATAATATTGGTGGAAATGGCGGTCCTTACAGCAATAACCTGTTGTCAAGGGCACAGCATTCCGGCTACACACAGAACAATACCAATGACATCCTGGCGAACCTGGATTTGAATTATAACCTGGGCAGCGTATTGAAAGGATTGACTTTCAAAATTAAGGGTAACCTGGCCTACCAGTCTATTACCGCGCTGGACAGGAGTTTACAGAACCCGTCTTATGGCTATATAGACAGTGCTTATGTGATCTATGGTACGACCACTTCACAAAGCAATGCCTTCCGTACCGTGTTCACCTCCCGTCAATCCTATGCACAGGGTAGCCTGAACTATAACAGGACTTTTGATAAGAGTAATGTGGATGCGCAGCTGATGTATGACCGTAAGTCAGTCGTAGCCAACTATGACCTGGCCTCTACTACGACCAATGCCGGTGGCAGGATCGGGTATGACTACGATAAGAAATATTTTATCAATGCTACCCTGATTGGTAGTGGCAATAACCGTTATCCTGATGGCAAGCGCTGGGGATTATTTTACGGTGCCGGTATCGGATGGGAAATGGCGAATGAAGATTTCATCAAAGAAAACCTGCCATGGATCAGCGGCTGGAAATGGAGAGCGACATATGCCAGAACAGGTAATGCGAACATTGATCTGAACTCTTCTTTATACTACGCTTATTCTCAAACCTACAATTCCAATAACAATGGTAAGAACTACCAGGTAGGTACCGGTTACACTACCGTATATTACCAGTACGAAGGTTCACTGGCCAATCCTTATATCACCTGGGAAAAAGCAGATAAGTTTGATGTAGGTACAGACATTTCTTTCTTCAAAGATCATTTGCAGCTGGCAGCGGATTATTACCACGATGTATATTCAGATATCCTTGGTTTCCGTGGTAATTCTATCGCCCTGCTGGGTACAGGTTATCCGCTGGAGAATATTGGTAAGAACCAGTATCATGGTTTTGAGGTGTCTCTTACTTATAACAATCACCTGGGCAATTTCAATTACTTCGTTACTACAAATGGTAATCTCGCTTATTCCAAAATCGTCTACAACGATGAACTGGCTACGCCTTATGCATGGAACAGGAGAACGGGTTTACCAGTATCCGGTACTTACTATGGTTATACTTCACTGGGCTTGTACCAGGACGCAGCAGATGCAGCAGGCAGTGCCCACATTGCAGGGTATAAACCACAACCGGGTGATATTAAATACAAGGACCTGAATGGAGATGGCGTAATCGATGCATTTGACCAGTCTACAATTGGTGGTACCAAACCACTGGCTTTCTTTGGTGTCACCCTGGGAGCTAATTACAAGGGATTCAATTTTAGTTTCCTGATACAGGGTGTAGGTAACCGGCAGATCAGTTCACTGAACAATGCAGTTACGCACTTTGGGATGGACTATAACACTACCAATGGCCAGGTGTATGAAAATGCCACTGGTCGCTGGACACCGGAAACTGCGAATGAGGCTACTTTGTCAAGACTGGCGGTATCCGCTACGAATAACAATACCATGTTCTCTACTTTCTACCTGAAGAATGGGAATTACGTAAGACTTAAGAATGCAGAGATCGGGTATTCACTGCCTTATAGTCTGCTGAAGAGAATACGCATTTCCGGGCTGAAAATATTTGTAGATGGAGAGAACCTCTTTACCATCGCTGGTTTCAAGGGGATGGATCCGGAGGTACAGCCTTACAGTTATCCGCTGCAAAGGGTAGTGAGCACAGGTGTTAGTATTAAGTTATAA
- a CDS encoding SGNH/GDSL hydrolase family protein — MKKLLILFMAAGAMTASAQQKAAPFQKGDRVVFVGNSITDGGHYHSYIWLYYMTHFPEKRITCVNAGIGGDVAKQIYERFDDDVLSKKPTVLTLTWGMNDSGYFEWYRADGKDTMHARIANSYKYYGKIEEKLKQRSDIKKIFIGGSPYDYTAKFNDKNRFPNKTEALTEIVAFQEQAAKKNGWAFVDFYHPMMNINQTGQQKDSTFSLTPTDRIHPDNDGHMVMAYLFLKAQGLDNKPVAVININATTKQVKTATNCQINSVATTADGVSFNYLAQSLPYPLDTIPRGWGQLHKQADADKVVPFSKEFNQEILQVSGLKAGKYKLLMDGENVGTYDASEFSNGINLAENTRTPEYQQAIQIREMNEERWDIERRTRMYAWMNYDFLKEKGLLYADNNAAMDSVNAFAAGNIFVAGNRDNYTRSRYKSMRDVWQQEQDVLINKIYEINKPQLHKVAIVAAR; from the coding sequence ATGAAGAAATTACTGATTCTGTTCATGGCTGCCGGCGCAATGACGGCAAGCGCACAACAAAAAGCAGCTCCTTTCCAGAAGGGCGATCGTGTTGTATTCGTGGGCAATAGTATCACAGATGGCGGACACTATCATTCCTATATCTGGTTGTACTACATGACGCATTTTCCTGAAAAACGGATCACCTGTGTGAATGCAGGGATTGGTGGCGATGTGGCAAAGCAGATCTATGAGCGTTTTGATGATGATGTATTATCGAAGAAACCTACCGTGCTCACACTGACCTGGGGCATGAACGATTCCGGGTATTTCGAATGGTATCGTGCAGATGGGAAAGATACGATGCATGCAAGGATTGCTAACTCTTATAAGTATTATGGAAAGATTGAAGAGAAGCTGAAACAGCGGTCTGACATCAAAAAAATCTTCATCGGTGGTTCTCCATATGATTATACTGCTAAGTTCAACGACAAAAACAGGTTTCCTAATAAGACCGAAGCGCTTACTGAAATAGTTGCTTTCCAGGAACAGGCAGCGAAGAAGAACGGCTGGGCTTTCGTGGATTTTTATCATCCTATGATGAACATTAATCAAACGGGGCAACAAAAGGATTCAACTTTCAGCCTGACGCCGACTGATCGTATTCACCCTGATAACGATGGGCATATGGTCATGGCTTACCTGTTCCTGAAAGCGCAGGGGCTGGACAACAAACCGGTAGCGGTGATAAATATCAATGCCACTACCAAACAGGTAAAGACGGCTACCAATTGCCAGATCAATAGTGTAGCAACGACTGCTGATGGTGTGAGCTTTAATTATCTCGCACAGTCATTGCCTTATCCTTTAGATACCATTCCACGTGGCTGGGGCCAGCTCCACAAACAGGCTGATGCGGATAAAGTGGTGCCTTTCAGCAAAGAATTCAACCAGGAAATATTGCAGGTAAGTGGCCTGAAAGCCGGTAAATACAAGCTGCTCATGGATGGTGAAAATGTTGGTACCTACGATGCCAGTGAATTCAGTAATGGTATTAACCTGGCTGAGAACACCCGCACACCGGAATACCAGCAGGCCATCCAGATCCGTGAGATGAATGAAGAGCGCTGGGACATTGAAAGAAGAACAAGGATGTATGCCTGGATGAACTATGACTTCCTGAAAGAAAAAGGCTTGCTGTATGCTGATAACAATGCAGCGATGGATTCTGTGAATGCCTTTGCTGCCGGCAATATCTTCGTGGCTGGTAACAGGGATAACTATACCCGTTCCCGCTACAAGTCAATGCGTGATGTATGGCAACAGGAGCAGGATGTGCTGATCAATAAAATTTACGAAATCAATAAACCTCAGTTGCACAAAGTAGCCATTGTTGCAGCAAGATAA